The genomic stretch ATTAATGAGTTTGAGCAAATTTTAGAGCAAAATAATTTTTTTACTCGGTTAGATGATTTGATGGCGGATATTTTGCAACAGGGAAAAAATAACGGTATCATCCAAGACAATATCGATTTAATTCTTCTGGTGGGGGGAGGTAGTCAAATCCCAGCTTTGCAAAATTGGTTACAGCAATATTTCCCCCCCGAAAAAATCAAAAGTGAGCGCCCTTACTCGGCAATTGCTACGGGTGCATTAAAATTAGAACAGGGGATGCAGGTTAAAGATTTTCTGTATCATAGTTATGGTATTCGCTATTGGAATCGCCGTCAAAATTGTCACAGTTGGCATACTATTATTTCTAGTGGGCAACCCTACCCCATGAAAAATCCCATTGAGTTAGTGTTGGGGGCATCCATGGTAAATCAACCTAGTATAGAATTATTGATTGGGGAGATGGGCGCTGAAAATATCACCACTGAGGTATATTTTGATGGGGATAGATTAGTAACAAAACAGGTAAGTAGTGGCACTAATGAGGTACAAATTCTTAATAGCGACAAGCAAACTATTGCTAATCTCAATCCTCTAGGTATGCCGGGCAATGACCGAGTTAAGGTATTATTTAAGGTGGATGAGTCTTGTCAGTTACGCATTACGGTGGAAGATTTATTGACTAATGAAATTTTAATCGATAATTCTATTGTGGCTCAATTAAGCTAGTTTGCCTTTAAGTCGTTTCAATAGTTTTCGACGGGGGAGAAGAAGCAAACCCACCATAAGGCAAGGGGTTTCAACCCCTTGTTAGATTAAGTTTGGATAATTAGTTACAACATAGATTATCTCTTCGCACTTTACTCACCGTGTAATGAATTACACGGAACCAACAGGATCACGTTCAATAAATTGAACTAAGATGTTGATATTATTAATTTGTCACCAATCAAGCGAACTTGATCTTAACTACAATAAAAATAAGAAAAAGTGCCAAAAATAGCCATTTTTCTCTAAAAATAACGTATTTTTTCTTCTCTATCAAAAATTCTATATTCTAAATTCTACATTCCCTTCACCACTCCACTTTTTCAGCAACCCCGACTTATAATAACTGACGATATTTTTTCACCTCGTCAACATAACCTCCCTGTTCATAATACTTGATAGCGGTGGGAATGTCATCCATTTTTAAACAAGCCTCAGCTGCTTTTTGCCACTGGCTAAGAAAATTCCACAACTGCGCAGCTTCTTCCCATTTATCTTGATACTCGCATACTTGGGCTAACTTTTCCCAATTATTCAACTTGCGCCAACAATTTTCAGCGTTTTCCCAATCCTCAATTTTTTCGTAATATTCCACTGCTTTAGCTAAATTATCAGTTAGCGCCCATGCCTTGGCAGATTCCGCCCATTTTTCTTGATATTCGCACATTTGAGCCACCTGTTCCCATTGCCAAATTTTACGCCAACATTCCTCGGCTTTCGCCCAGTGTTTTAACTGTTGATAACAAAGCGCCGCTTTTTCCATATCTTCAACTTTAAGATAAGCTGTCGCTGCGTCTTCCCAGCGCCCCATTTCTTCGCAGACGGGCGCTAATTTTTCCCAATTACCAGACATTCGCCAATATTTTTCCGCCCTCTCCCAATCCTGACAATTTTCATAACAAAGCGCCGCCTTTTCAATTTGATTTGATTTTAACCAATCATTAGCCGCCACTTGCCACTTACCTTGTTTAACACAGGCTTCATCCACTTTATTTTGATTTCCTACCAAGCGCCAACAGTCTTCCGCCGCGCGCCATTTTTCTGCTTTTTCATAGGCTTCTCCAGCTTTGGCATAATCTCCAGCTTCCTGATATGCCCTAGCCATTTTTTCCCAATCCTGCAAACTTTCCCACATTGGCACAGCTTGTAACCATTTACCCTGCTTCTCCAAACTCAATGCAATACCAGATAATTCATTTATATTACGCCAACAGCGCTCGGCATCCTGCCAATATTCTCCCTGCTCATAGCATAGCGCTGCTTTCTCCCATTCGTTAACTTTTTCCCATGCCTTCCCTGCATGATGCCATTCGCCCAAATTTTCCCAACTTTCGGCAGATTCTAGCCATTTTCCCTGTTTTTCAGCGCACATCACACTTTGTCGCCAATTATTGGCTTTCAACCAAGATTCTTCCGCTTTTTGCCAATCTTTTAATTGTTGATAGCATAGCGCTTCTAGTTCAAGGGCGCTGGTTTTTGCCCACATTTGAGCCGCTTCTTGCCATTTTTGTTGCTGTTGTAGTGCGATAGCAACATAACCCCAACACTCCAATTCACGCCATAAGTTCTCTGCTAAATCCCATTGATTTGCCCATTGATAACAAAAAGCGCCCTTCTCCGTGTTACCTTGTTTTAGCCAAGTTTGTGCTGCTTCCGTCCAATTTTTTTGTTGCTCATAGGATAGTGCTAAATCTTCCCATCTTTCCAACTCTAACCAACATTTTTGCGCTTCTAACCATTTTTCCGCTTTTTGCCAACATACGGCAGCGCTCTCAATTTCTCCTACTTTTTGCCAACAATTACCGGCTTTTTCCCACTGTTGTAAATGTTCCCAAATTACGGCGACTCGTTCTAATTTGCCTAGCTTTGTCCACATCTGAATAGATGCTTTGAAGTTGCCAATTTCTCGATAATATTGATCTGCTAATTCATAGTATTTTTGAGCTTCTTTTAACTGGCTTTTGCCTCGACATTTATCCCCTGCTAATTCCCATTGATTATTAGCTTCTAAACAACGTAATTTTCCAGCAAAATCGTCAGCTTTATCATAGCAATAATTAGCTAAATCAAAAAGATGCTTTTCCTCGAAATAAAGCCCTTTATGACTCCAATCCTCTTTTTTTGAACTAGCCCACTTTGCTTCCCATAGTTTTTTATCAACTTCATTCCAACAACGAATCGCCTCATCAAAAATAAATAATTTATTCCAAATATCTCCAGCTTTACCCCAATTTCCCTGAATTTCTTCTAATAGTGCTTCAATTTTTGCTGCTCCTAAAATATCATTAGCTTGGAAGTAAAGTTGACTAACAATTTTGTAGGCTTTTTCATTACCTTGCTGAAAATAAAACTCGGTAATACTATTAATATCTTGGTTATTTTCCTCGAATAGATTATCTAATTCTGTGGGATAACCTAATTCGATTAAATCGCTAATCCCTGCTAAATTCCAAAATTCATTAACTTCTTGATCATAAAAATATAGTTTTTCGGTAGCGCAACGAATGGAGTTATAAATAAGTCGATATTTTTGTGCTAATAAGCTATTTGATGATTGAATATTTTGACCTAAATTACTAAATAATTTCCACACTAAAACTCCTTTAAATTGTAAATCTTCTAGTTGATTGATTAAAACAATTCTTTCTGAGTCTTGAGGAAAATAACTTATTAATTTTTTCTTGTCGTTTTCGTTCATCACTACGATAGCATTACCTGCTCCTAAACGAAAACCTTGTTCTAAGATTTCACTTTCTAAACCAGAAATAATTAATGGTTTTGGATAGTTTTTTAACCATGAAGATTGAGGGGTAATATTTTCTTCATATTGAGCATTTATCGCAGTCAAATTGACTAAAGAGGCTTTTAAATTAGCGATAGCGTCACCGCTTTGGAAATTGTAGCTTAATTCTTTTGGTTCAAATGCTGAACGAATTTTTATCCATAATGGCGATTTTACATACTCTTCAACGGCAATTTTTTTAACTTTTCCCCACCCTAAATTAACGTTATTTGTTAGGGAGTTATCTTCTCCAATGAAGAATAGTTGCGGTAAGTAATTATCTTTATTACCAATTTTTAAGACATCAAAAATAAGCTGAATTTGTACTTCATTTAAGTGGTGAGTATCATCGATGTAAATAACATGATAAGTTTGGCTATTGTCGGGGGATAAGTTTTTATGAAGATATTGTGCTAAATCTGTTTCATCCCAATAGTTATTTGTTTCTAGCCAGTTTTGATATTGATTGGCTATTTCATAAATATTGTTAAAGTCACTTGATTGAGGAAAAAAACTTTGGTTTCTCAAGGCTAAATAGTCAGCAATGCTAATTAAGTTATTTTCACTTTTTAGGGCTTTTTTTGATCCTTTAATTATCTGTTTTATTTCTTGCCATAAAATGGAGTAGTCTAAGCCTAATATCTTTTTCTCTTGGCAAAATTGTTCTAAAAATTTATACTTAGTTACTTGTCTTTGGGCTAAAAATTGGTTTCTACTGATTAAGTTATTAGCAATGGCTAAATTTTTGGCAAAACTTTGGTAGTCTTCAATAATTAGGTTGGGTGAAGGGCGCTGGATTGTTTCTTTGATTAAGTTATTAACTTGTTTCTTTTCGTGTTGATTTTTCGTTATATAAATTATTTTATAGTCGCTTATATTTCTTTTTTCGTAGCTGTGTTTTAATGCTGAATAAACGGCTGTGGTGGTTTTCCCAGCGCCCTTCTCCCCTGATAAAATAAAAGGTAATTGAGGGTTATTAATATTTTTATACTGCTCTGAAGATACTAATAATTGAAACTGTTTATTTTGACTTTGAGAGAGAGAAAAGTTATAAAAATCGTCGTCTTTTTTTAACCAATCATTTTCTGTTAGATTAATTAAATTTTCTGTGGAGGGTAATTGATTGATGAAATTATTATCTAATCCTTGAATTTGATAATTATAAAAAGTAAATTGTGTTAGACTATCTTTGATTTGAGTAATATTTTGATTAACTATAGCAACTAAACGAATTAAAGAATCTGTGGGGGAAAAAGTTGCTATTAGATGGTAAAATTCATTAGCAGAAAAAGCAATCACCCCTTGTCTTGGTAGAGTAATATTAGGGTTAGTAATGTTATCCTTAATGGTAGTTTGGAGGGCGCAGGTTAAGGTGTTATATTGCTGATAACTAAGCTGATTTAGCTGACTCCAAAGGGAAAAGGAAAAGATAACTTGCATGGGAAAAATACTCACTAATAATAATCAAAAACAGTGTTAGGAAAAAGGGCAAGGGGCAAAGGGCAAAGGGCAAAGGTAAATTGAAAGATAGCTTAAATTAGCAGTTTTTTGCTAATGTCTTAAAAGATGGGGTTATAAACTTTTTATTATTGAAAAAGAATCTTTCATTTGTCATTGTGATTATTAAATTGTTTTGGTGAACCGTATAAATAGTAATCGTGTTCTAATGCCCAATCTTCAGGTGCTTCAACACTACCAATTAATTTTTCGATGCAATCCCAACCCTGTTGGTCATCAGATATTTTCTTTTCTGATTCAATGGTAATTGTATAAGTTTGATTAGGAATTAGTTTCAATGGTTTTTCTGGAAGCAATACTTTTCCATCAAATAAGACTGTAACAACTTCGCTCATCTTTTTACTTATAGATAAAATGGCACATCAAGATAAATATAGCAGTTTTCTGGATTTTCTCAACCTTTGTTTATGAATGAAATTTTAAAAATTGGTAATCCTCAACTAAGAAAAATGGCTACGGCGGTGGATGATATTACCCATCCCCAAGTTCAAAAATTAATCGATGATTTACTTTCTATCGTCATCCCTGTTAATGGTGTGGGCATTGCGGCACCCCAAATCAATCATTCCCAACGGGTGATAGTAGTGGCATCTCATCCCAATATTCGTTATCCCTACGCTCCACAAATGGAAGCTACACCCATGATTAATCCTCGTATTTTGCACCATAGTGATGATTTTGTGGATGGTGAGGAGGGTTGTCTTAGTGTACCTCAACAGAGGGGGAATGTGTTGCGGTGGAGGGCGCTGGAGGTAGAATTTTTTGACCGACAAGGCGCACGACAACAGCGAGAATATGATGGTTTTATCGCGCGTATCGTGCAACATGAAATAGATCATCTCAATGGTATTCTATTTGTAGATCAAATGAATTATGAATTATGAATTATGAATTATGAATTATGAATTATGAATTATGAATTATTATCCCTTGTCTTCTTATAACAAAGCGGTTTTTGCTAAACCGCAAATAATGATAAGATTAAATCTGCTATAGCTAGAAATAATAAAGGAAAATAAATGGCAGAAACTTTGATGTTTAACGCTTTGCGTGAAGCTATTGACGAAGAAATGGGACAAAATGAGCAAGTTTTTGTCCTTGGGGAAGATGTAGGACTTTATGGCGGATCGTACAAAGTTACTAAAGGTTTATATGAGAAATACGGGGAGTTTAGGGTTTTAGATACTCCTATCGCCGAAAATAGTTTCACGGGAATGGCGGTGGGCGCTGCGATGACGGGATTACGCCCTATTATAGAGGGTATGAATATGGGCTTTTTATTACTGGCGTTTAACCAAATTGCCAATAATGCTGGTATGATGCGTTACACATCGGGGGGTAATTTTAAAATTCCCATAGTAATTCGTGGACCTGGGGGCGTTGGCAGACAGTTGGGTGCTGAACATTCCCAAAGGTTAGAGGCTTATTTTCAAGCGGTGCCGGGGCTTAAAATCGTGGCTTGTTCTACTGCTTACAATGCCAAAGGTTTATTAAAATCAGCCATTAGAGATGATAACCCTGTGTTATTTTTTGAACACGTTTTACTATACAATCATAAAGAAAATTTGCCGGCGCATGAATACACTTTGCCGTTAGATAAAGCGGAAATGGTACGCAAGGGTAAGGATGTGACGATTTTAACCTATTCTCGCATGAGACATCATTGCACCCAAGCTCTTAAACAGTTGGAAAAAGAAGGTTTTGATCCAGAAATTATCGATTTAATCTCCCTCAAGCCTTTGGATATGGAAACTATTGGCGAATCTATCCGTAAAACTCACAAAGTGATTATTGTGGAAGAATGTATGAAAAGTGGGGGCATCGGCGCTGAGTTAACGGCTTCTATTAATGATCAATTATTTGATGAGTTGGATGCGCCCGTCGTCCGTTTAGCGTCTCAGGATATTCCTACCCCTTACAATGGTACTTTAGAACGTTTAACCATTGTGCAACCTGAACAGATTGTGGAAGCGGTGCGCAAAATTATGAGTCATCAAATTTAGTTTTGAAGAAAACCCACCAATCCCTGCTTCGTAAGGGGGGTTGCAAAGTCAGGTACAAAATGCTTTGCCCCCATCCCCTCTCCCACAGGAGAGGGGTGTATTTAATTTATTAAAAATATTTATATTACATTGTGGAAAAACAAAGAACTTTTATACTTTTAATTATTGTGTTGGTGGTAATATCCATCGTGACTCTAATTAATTTACCATTACAACTGGGTTTAGATTTGCGTGGTGGTTCGCAGTTAACTATTCAGTTAAAAACCACTGAGGAAGTGCCAGAAATTACCGAAAATCGCTTGGAAGCCGTGCGCCAAGTTATTAGCAATCGGGTTAACGGTTTGGGTGTTTCGGAAGCGGTGGTGCAGAGTGTGGGAGAAGACCGCATTTTGGTACAATTACCCGGTGTAAGTGATCCTCAAGAGGCTGAAAGGGTATTGGGTGGCACAGCGCAGTTAGATTTTCGCACGGAAACTAATGATGCTGAAATTCGCGCTCAGTTAGAGGTGAGACAACGGGAATTAACGGAGTTGTTAATCGAGGCTCAGGGTGTTACAGATGATGAGGCTAAAAATGCGGAGATTTTAGCCCAAATTGAAGCTAAACAAGCTCAAATTGCTGAAATTAGTGAAAATCTTTATGTCAAGAGTGAGTTAAATGGTGAAAAATTAAGCTCCGCCGGATACCAACCTAGTCAGCAGGGGGATACTTGGGAAGTAATTTTGGAGTTTAACAATGAGGGGGGAAGGTTATTTGCTGAGTTAACTAAGAGTATCGCAGGAACCGGGAGAAGGTTAGGAATTTTCCTCGATGATCAATTAGTCAGCGCCCCCGGCGTAAGCGCAGAATATGCTTCTACCGGCATAGCTGGAGGCAGGGCTAGTATTTCCGGTGATTTTACGTTGGAGGGCGCTAGGGAGTTAGCTTTACAGCTTGAGGGAGGGGCGCTACCTGTGCCGGTGGAGATTGTGGAAAATAGGACGGTGGGCGCTACTCTTGGACAAGATAGCATTCGCCGTAGTATTATCGCTGGTTTAGCTGGTTTGGTGCTAGTTTTAGTTTATATGGGCGTTTATTACCGCTTACCCGGTGTTTTAGCCGATATTTCTTTAATTATCTATGGTTTGCTCAATTTAGCTTGTTTTTCCTTAGCTGGAGTTACTTTGACTTTACCCGGTATTGCTGGTTTTATCCTTAGCATCGGCATGGCAGTAGATGCTAATGTACTCATTTTTGAGCGCACGAGGGAGGAGTTACGAGATGGTAAAACTCTTTATCGGGCTGTGGAATCAGGTTTTCATCGAGCTTTTTCCAGTATTCTCGATAGCAATGTGACGACTTTAATTGCTTGTGGGGCGCTATTCTGGTTAGGTTCGGGTTTGGTAAAAGGTTTTGCTTTAACTCTTGCTATTGGGGTAGCGGTGAGTATGTTTACGGCTTTAACTTGCACTCGCACTTTGTTGTTAATTGCGGTTTTAGGTTTTCCGAAGGTAAGACAAAAACCTGAGTTATTTTGTCCTAATCTTACTCCTGTTCAAAGTAAAGCTACCAGTTAATTATTAAATAGAATCTTGTAGGGGTTGAATAATATTCAACCCCTACAAGCCAATGAAAAATAATTAATTATCTATTATCAATTATTCATTATTATTCATTATTCATTATTTTTATGATTCATTTTAGTGTTGTTAAGTGGGAAAAACTGTGGTGGACTATCTCTGCCGTTTTATGTCTTATAAGTATCATCGCAATGGTAATATCTTACAATGTCATCGGCGCCCCTCTGCGCCCCAGTATCGACTTTGTGGGTGGCACAAGGTTACAGTTAGAAAAAGATTGTAGCATTGCTGATAATTGCTCTCAACCTATCACGGTTAATGATGTAAGAGTGGTTTTAGAAAAACAAAATCTCGCTAATAGCAGTATTCAAATTATTGGCGAGGAAAAACAGGGTATTTCTATTCGCACTCAAACCCTCGATGTGGAAACGAGAACTATTTTACAGGAAGCCTTAACTGCGGAAATTGGCACATTTGACCCGGAAACTGTGCAAATTGACACCGTAGGTCCTAGTATTGGTCAAGAACTCTTTACTTCTGGTATTCTCGCCCTTTTAGTGTCATTTTTTGGTATCATCGTCTATCTAAGTATTCGTTTTAAAACCGATTACGCTGTTTTTGCTATTGTAGCGTTGGTTCATGATGCGCTAATTGCGACGGGCGCTTTTGCTATTCTCGGTTTAGTGGCTAATGTGGAAGTGGATACGCTATTTTTAGTTGCATTACTAACTATTATCGGTTTTTCGGTTAACGATACGGTGGTAATTTATGATCGCATTCGAGAAATCAGCAAGGATGAAAATATGGACAATGCCACCATGAATGAAACGGTGGATATTGCGGTTAATCAAACTTTAACACGCTCAATCAATACCAGTTTAACTACTTTATTACCTCTAGTAGCTATTTATTTATTTGGTGGTGAAACTCTCAAATATTTTGCTCTTGCTTTAATTATTGGTTTTTTGGCGGGCGCTTATTCTAGTATTTTTGTGGCTAGTACCCTTTTAGGTTGGTGGCGTAAAATTAGTCGTAAACCACAATTATCCCAAAGTTAGCATGAGAAAAATTGACAATTGATAATGGATCATTGACAATGATGAGGCTTTACCATCTCATGTTATGTCCTTTCGATCACTTATAAATCAATTCAAAATAATCTTAGTTCAATTTATTGAACGGGATACTGTTGGTTCCGTGTAATTCATTACACGGTGGGTGTAGGGCGAAGATACAATCTTTTAATAACTAATTATCCGAATTTGATATAATAAGGGTTTTGATTTATTCAGCAGACTGTAATTGTTTTTTAATTCTAAATTGTTTCTTCCCTTTGCCTTTTTAACTTTTCCCTTTTTTCCAGCGCACTCCAGTTAATTTTTAATTTGAGAATTGCGCACTAGCCAATAACTTAAAGATAAACAGAGCGTGGCAATTCCTAAAGCAATTAAATCCATTTTTTCGTATTGTTTTGGATCAAAAATAACTATTTTTCTGGCAACGGCGATTAACGCTGTTACCAAGACTAATTCGACTCGTACTATATGTTTACGAAGGTAGGCAGTAATATTTTCTAGTAATTCCAAGGCAATTAAAATATTCAAAAATAATCCAAAAATTTCAATAATTGTTGTGGTAAAAAAGCCTACTTGACCTTGATATAATAAATCTTTTCCTAATGTAATAATCAAGTCTATCGATGAGGTAAAAATCACTACAATAAGAGTAATAGATAATATTTTAGAAACGATATTTTCTGTAATATGAATTAATTTTAAAAAAATTTTATCGTTTAAAGCTACACTTAAATATTTAATAATTTGCTTCATAGTTAGGGTTTGCTGAAAAAGTGGAGTGGTGAGAGGAGGTGTCAGGCTTCGGGTGTCAGGTTTCAGGTGAAATGCTTATAAATCAAAGACTTTAGCCAAATAGTTATTTTTCATAAATTGCTAATTTGTCTCAATAATTTTCGATGGGAATGGAAAAAATAGAGTGTTTTTAGAGAAAAAATCAATTTATGACACTTTTTGTTGTGTAGAATAGACTTTAAACCTTTATTTGACAAGGGTTTTGATTTATTCAGCAGACCCTAGTTAAATTTTAATAAAAAATTATTTCAGTTCTTCTACAATTAACATTAGCATCCCAAAATACACATCTCCAAATCTGGCTAGAAGCCCAAAATAAGGGAACAAAATATTTTTTGCTAAAAATCCCAATCTTCTTCCTCGTCATAATAATCATCGTTGGGGGAATTTTTGCTAGGGGTAATTACTCGATAGGAAACGTCATAAATATCATCAGGACTTCTATTGGTAGCTTGATTAGTTCTTACTTTAGCGCTTTTGGGGACAATTTCTGTTCTTTCCTTGGGCTGATAGGAGTAAGGCGCTGCTTGACGAGGTTTGACACTAACGGGGGAGGGCGCTTCTTTTAATGGGTTTTTTGGTAATGAATCATTTTTATCAGGAGTTTCTGTGGATATTTCTTCGGAGGGTATATCTATGGGTAAAGGATTTTTTGCTTCGTATTCTGATGATGGTGGCTGGGGTGAGGAACTTTTTTCTGTTTCATATTCTGATGATGGTGGCTGGGGTGAGGGGCTTTTTTCTGTTTCGTATTCTGATGATGGCTGGGGTGAAGGGCGCTGGTTTATTTTATCTTCTATATATTCTTCTTTTTCTTGGGATGATATATTCAAATTATCTTTGATTTTGATTGATTTTTGAGTAACTTCTTCTGCATAAAAATCATCATCATTATTATTTATTGAATTATCGTTATCTTTTTGATATGAAAACTGATTTTTTTCTTGGTTATATTCGGGTATATCATCTTCATAAATAGGTGGTTCTTTATACTGATAAGAAGGCTGAGGATTAGTGGGAGGTGGATTATTCTTGATTGGTGGTTGTGGAGATGTGTAGAATTGAGGATATTTAGGGATGGATAATTTAATGATTAGCTGAATAATCACACTAGAAATCAGCCCTGCACAAAAAGCGAGTAATAAGGTAATAGAGAATGGTAAATTAAGAAAGTTTATGCCAAAAAATACTATGGATATTTGCTGAAAATTTTGTATAAAAAGCAAGGCTATTAAACCTAGTATTATCAGTAAAAATAAATTTTTAACACCCATTAAAATAATCTGTATGTATAATTAAATTTTTTTGCTCACCATAGGCAAAATTATAGCAAAGATAGCGTTTTTAATAGTTATAAGGTAGAAAAGTAAAATTAAACTACTTCATTATTACAAGATTTAAGCTCACCTCATTAGTCGGAAAATTGCTATATGTTATGAATACTGTTTAGAAAATGCTGACTCAATGATATGATCTGTTCAGTCTATTTGTAGTTATATATTCTGTTAAAAATTAAAGCAATGGCAAAGTATCTTTTATTTGGTAGTTATTGTGATGATGTGTTGGTGCGGAGGGCGCCCTTCCGCAATGCGCACCTCACCGGTTTACAACAACAAAAAGAACAAGGAATATTAATCACCATCGGACCTACCAAAGATAATAGCAAAGTCTTTGGCATCTATGAAGCAGAAAATGAAGAAATAGTTAAAAAATTGGTAGAATCAGACCCCTATTGGGAAAATGGTATTTGGACAGATTATGAAATCAAAGAATGGATACAAGCGTTTTAAGGGATTCCCAACTCTTGTAAAGGGCGAATAATCGTCGGTTCATTCACCTGATCTGGTGCAAAAATACTATCCAGCGCCCCTCGCAACGTATTAGCCATCACGATTTGATTTTCATAAACCACGATTACCCTAGTTAAAGCTGGAATACTATTTTGATCCGCCTCTAAATACACAGGCTCAACATACAATAAAGATTGTTCGATAGGTATTACCAATAAATTACCCTGTATAGCTTTTGAACCTTGACGATTCCATAAAGAAATCTGCTCAGAAATAATCGGGTCTTGATTTATCAACGCTTCCACCTGATCCGGTCCAAAAATTAACCGTTGTTTCGGAAACTGATACAACAACAACTTACCATAATTATCCCCATCAC from Cyanobacterium sp. T60_A2020_053 encodes the following:
- the secD gene encoding protein translocase subunit SecD codes for the protein MEKQRTFILLIIVLVVISIVTLINLPLQLGLDLRGGSQLTIQLKTTEEVPEITENRLEAVRQVISNRVNGLGVSEAVVQSVGEDRILVQLPGVSDPQEAERVLGGTAQLDFRTETNDAEIRAQLEVRQRELTELLIEAQGVTDDEAKNAEILAQIEAKQAQIAEISENLYVKSELNGEKLSSAGYQPSQQGDTWEVILEFNNEGGRLFAELTKSIAGTGRRLGIFLDDQLVSAPGVSAEYASTGIAGGRASISGDFTLEGARELALQLEGGALPVPVEIVENRTVGATLGQDSIRRSIIAGLAGLVLVLVYMGVYYRLPGVLADISLIIYGLLNLACFSLAGVTLTLPGIAGFILSIGMAVDANVLIFERTREELRDGKTLYRAVESGFHRAFSSILDSNVTTLIACGALFWLGSGLVKGFALTLAIGVAVSMFTALTCTRTLLLIAVLGFPKVRQKPELFCPNLTPVQSKATS
- a CDS encoding YciI family protein yields the protein MAKYLLFGSYCDDVLVRRAPFRNAHLTGLQQQKEQGILITIGPTKDNSKVFGIYEAENEEIVKKLVESDPYWENGIWTDYEIKEWIQAF
- the def gene encoding peptide deformylase — protein: MNEILKIGNPQLRKMATAVDDITHPQVQKLIDDLLSIVIPVNGVGIAAPQINHSQRVIVVASHPNIRYPYAPQMEATPMINPRILHHSDDFVDGEEGCLSVPQQRGNVLRWRALEVEFFDRQGARQQREYDGFIARIVQHEIDHLNGILFVDQMNYEL
- a CDS encoding alpha-ketoacid dehydrogenase subunit beta, producing MAETLMFNALREAIDEEMGQNEQVFVLGEDVGLYGGSYKVTKGLYEKYGEFRVLDTPIAENSFTGMAVGAAMTGLRPIIEGMNMGFLLLAFNQIANNAGMMRYTSGGNFKIPIVIRGPGGVGRQLGAEHSQRLEAYFQAVPGLKIVACSTAYNAKGLLKSAIRDDNPVLFFEHVLLYNHKENLPAHEYTLPLDKAEMVRKGKDVTILTYSRMRHHCTQALKQLEKEGFDPEIIDLISLKPLDMETIGESIRKTHKVIIVEECMKSGGIGAELTASINDQLFDELDAPVVRLASQDIPTPYNGTLERLTIVQPEQIVEAVRKIMSHQI
- the secF gene encoding protein translocase subunit SecF — encoded protein: MIHFSVVKWEKLWWTISAVLCLISIIAMVISYNVIGAPLRPSIDFVGGTRLQLEKDCSIADNCSQPITVNDVRVVLEKQNLANSSIQIIGEEKQGISIRTQTLDVETRTILQEALTAEIGTFDPETVQIDTVGPSIGQELFTSGILALLVSFFGIIVYLSIRFKTDYAVFAIVALVHDALIATGAFAILGLVANVEVDTLFLVALLTIIGFSVNDTVVIYDRIREISKDENMDNATMNETVDIAVNQTLTRSINTSLTTLLPLVAIYLFGGETLKYFALALIIGFLAGAYSSIFVASTLLGWWRKISRKPQLSQS
- a CDS encoding phosphate-starvation-inducible PsiE family protein translates to MKQIIKYLSVALNDKIFLKLIHITENIVSKILSITLIVVIFTSSIDLIITLGKDLLYQGQVGFFTTTIIEIFGLFLNILIALELLENITAYLRKHIVRVELVLVTALIAVARKIVIFDPKQYEKMDLIALGIATLCLSLSYWLVRNSQIKN